One window of the Brevundimonas goettingensis genome contains the following:
- a CDS encoding TlpA family protein disulfide reductase yields MSGSKTAIGIIAGVLLIGAIGGGAFLYAKPDAVAKGSEPAEAPKSALARFATGPLATLETPAATPVAPDYVFKTADGADVRFNAFRGKVVLVNLWAMWCVPCRTEMPTLAAAARTYEGKDLVVLPINVDVEPDKVADAKSFIGVHEPLPLYSDPKFQLPFEFPGKGKMPQTILLDRQGRIRATFAGEADWNSPEARALIDAVLAEG; encoded by the coding sequence ATGAGCGGCTCGAAGACGGCGATCGGGATCATTGCGGGGGTGCTGCTGATCGGTGCGATCGGCGGCGGCGCGTTCCTATACGCCAAGCCTGACGCCGTCGCCAAAGGTTCTGAGCCCGCCGAGGCGCCGAAAAGCGCGCTGGCCCGGTTCGCGACCGGTCCGCTGGCCACGCTGGAGACGCCCGCCGCCACCCCGGTCGCGCCCGACTATGTGTTCAAGACCGCCGACGGCGCCGATGTTCGCTTCAACGCCTTCCGGGGCAAGGTGGTGCTGGTCAACCTCTGGGCCATGTGGTGCGTGCCCTGCCGCACCGAGATGCCGACCCTGGCCGCCGCCGCCAGGACGTACGAAGGCAAGGACCTCGTCGTCCTGCCCATCAATGTCGACGTCGAGCCCGACAAGGTCGCGGACGCGAAAAGCTTCATCGGCGTCCACGAACCCCTGCCGCTCTACAGCGATCCGAAATTCCAGCTGCCGTTCGAATTCCCGGGCAAGGGCAAGATGCCCCAGACCATCCTGCTGGACCGTCAGGGCCGCATCCGCGCCACCTTCGCCGGAGAGGCCGACTGGAACAGCCCCGAAGCCCGC
- the argH gene encoding argininosuccinate lyase, with protein MTDVSTPEEKTKADQKPAGQDMWGGRFSSKPADIMQAINVSIGVDQRLWSQDLAGSRAHCRMLIKQGIIGAADGEAILGGLETIEGEIRGGSFPFRDSFEDIHMNVEARLSELIGEPSGRLHTARSRNDQVATDFRLWVRDACDRTGHQLVALQKALLGRAEQHAGDLMPGFTHLQTAQPVTLGHHLMAYVEMFGRDASRFADARKRMNENPLGAAALAGSPFPIDRHATAADLGFDRPMANSLDAVSDRDFALESLAAASITAGHLSRLAEEIVVWMTPMFGFASLPDDLTTGSSIMPQKRNPDAAELVRAKTGRILGSFVALSTVMKGLPLAYSKDMQEDKPPVFEAFDALDLALTAMTAMVAALIPNTERMAAAAGAGFSTATDLADWLVRELNLPFRKAHHVTGAAVKMAEGKGVGLAQLSLSELQSLEPGVTEAIYKVLSPEASCASRQSFGGTAPEQVRARIADWKSRLK; from the coding sequence ATGACCGACGTTTCCACCCCCGAAGAAAAGACCAAAGCGGATCAAAAGCCCGCAGGTCAAGACATGTGGGGCGGCCGCTTCTCCTCGAAGCCCGCCGACATCATGCAGGCGATCAACGTTTCCATCGGCGTGGACCAGCGTCTGTGGTCCCAGGATCTGGCCGGATCGCGCGCCCATTGCCGCATGCTGATCAAACAGGGGATCATCGGCGCCGCCGACGGCGAAGCCATTCTGGGCGGGCTGGAGACCATCGAGGGCGAGATCAGGGGCGGCTCCTTCCCCTTCCGCGACAGCTTCGAGGACATCCACATGAATGTGGAGGCGCGCCTGTCGGAACTGATCGGCGAACCCTCGGGCCGGCTGCACACGGCGCGCAGCCGCAACGACCAGGTCGCCACCGACTTCCGCCTGTGGGTCCGCGACGCCTGCGACCGCACCGGCCATCAGCTGGTCGCCCTGCAGAAGGCCCTGCTGGGCCGGGCCGAACAGCATGCGGGCGACCTGATGCCCGGCTTCACCCATCTGCAGACCGCCCAGCCGGTGACCCTGGGCCATCATCTGATGGCCTATGTCGAGATGTTCGGCCGCGACGCCTCCCGCTTCGCCGATGCACGTAAACGGATGAACGAGAATCCGCTGGGCGCCGCCGCCCTGGCCGGTTCGCCCTTCCCCATCGACCGCCATGCGACGGCCGCCGACCTCGGCTTCGACCGGCCCATGGCGAACTCGCTGGACGCCGTCTCGGACCGCGACTTCGCCCTGGAGAGCCTGGCCGCCGCCTCGATCACTGCGGGCCACCTGTCGCGTCTGGCCGAGGAGATCGTGGTGTGGATGACGCCGATGTTCGGCTTCGCCTCCCTGCCTGACGACCTGACCACCGGCTCCTCGATCATGCCGCAGAAGCGCAATCCGGACGCCGCTGAACTGGTTCGCGCCAAGACGGGCCGGATCCTGGGATCGTTCGTCGCCCTGTCGACGGTGATGAAGGGTCTTCCGCTGGCCTATTCCAAGGACATGCAGGAGGACAAGCCGCCGGTGTTCGAGGCGTTCGACGCCCTCGATCTGGCCCTGACCGCCATGACGGCCATGGTCGCGGCCCTTATTCCGAACACGGAACGTATGGCGGCGGCGGCCGGCGCGGGCTTCTCGACCGCCACCGATCTGGCCGACTGGCTGGTGCGCGAACTGAACCTGCCGTTCCGCAAGGCGCACCATGTGACCGGGGCGGCGGTCAAGATGGCCGAGGGCAAGGGCGTGGGTCTGGCGCAACTGTCGCTGTCCGAATTGCAGTCGCTTGAACCCGGCGTCACCGAAGCCATTTACAAGGTG